One window of the Rufibacter radiotolerans genome contains the following:
- a CDS encoding CvfB family protein, with protein sequence MLHLGDYNYLEILRELDHGLYLGSDDGDVLLPRKYVPADARIGDMISVFVYRDSEDRLIATTLEPKAKVDQFGVLQVKDVNDFGAFLDWGLEKDLFVPYKNQHDPLYPGQWALVYVYLDENSDRLVGSTKLGPFLNYDPITLQEGDEVQLLIGPEKALGYQVIVNNKYLGMLYRNEVFRPLTPGEYTKGYLKKVREDNKLDVSLQKQGYDEVEQAADLIAQRLKEQNGFLPLTDKSAPEEIYQQLGMSKKTFKKAIGALYKRGDVQLLDNGISLSITP encoded by the coding sequence ATGCTACATCTAGGCGATTACAACTATCTGGAAATATTACGCGAACTGGACCACGGCCTGTACTTGGGCTCTGATGACGGTGACGTGCTGCTGCCCCGCAAATATGTGCCCGCAGACGCTCGCATTGGCGACATGATCTCCGTTTTTGTGTACCGTGACTCTGAAGACCGCCTTATTGCCACCACCCTGGAGCCCAAGGCTAAGGTAGACCAGTTTGGCGTGCTGCAGGTAAAAGACGTGAATGACTTTGGCGCGTTTCTGGACTGGGGCCTGGAGAAAGACCTCTTTGTTCCCTACAAAAACCAGCATGATCCGCTTTACCCGGGGCAGTGGGCGCTGGTGTACGTGTACCTGGACGAGAACTCAGACCGGCTGGTGGGCTCTACTAAACTGGGCCCGTTCCTGAACTATGACCCTATTACCTTGCAGGAAGGTGACGAGGTGCAACTGTTGATTGGGCCGGAGAAAGCGCTGGGTTACCAGGTCATCGTCAATAACAAGTACTTGGGCATGCTGTACCGCAATGAGGTGTTCAGGCCCTTAACGCCCGGCGAGTACACCAAAGGTTACCTGAAGAAAGTACGCGAAGACAACAAACTAGACGTGAGTCTGCAGAAGCAGGGCTATGATGAGGTGGAACAGGCCGCCGATTTGATTGCCCAGCGCCTGAAAGAACAGAACGGCTTTCTGCCCCTCACAGACAAATCTGCCCCAGAGGAAATCTACCAACAGCTGGGCATGAGCAAAAAAACCTTTAAAAAAGCCATTGGCGCCTTATATAAACGCGGCGACGTGCAACTACTAGACAACGGGATTAGTCTTTCTATTACCCCCTAA